The genomic stretch TTAACCCCATGAAGGATACGACGGTTTTTCTACCGCTGCATGTTGCAGAGCGTTAGCGATGGCATTTTCCTTCGCTGCAACGATGTCCTTTTGCtgagtaaatgaaaaaaataaaaaaataattaaaaagtcTAACATTAAgccaaattaataaaaaaaaatgtcaacgcACCCTGGCTTCTTCTTCGCTGATACTAATTTGCTTATCGACGTCTTGTTTCTTCAGTTCCGCGGCTGTGGCTGTGGCCGTTCTCTGGATGGCTGCAGCAGCGGCGGCTTCTCTGGCTGCAGCGACTCTTTGGGCAGCTGCAACGGCGTCCTTCAGGGTCGCAAGTCTTTGCTGGGAAGCAACCAGCTGTCTGGCACTGCCTCTGGCCTCGGCTAAAGCATGGGCTGCAATTTCTTGGGACCTTTGTTGCAAAAATACTAGTTGGTTAAAAAAAGACCATTCTTCAGGTTTCAGGATTAAGTCAAGAAAAGTGCGCAGTCACCTGTGAGCCGCCTCTCTGGCGTTCGCTTCCTTGACGAGGGCGATCTTTTGCTGAAGATGAGCGGCCTGCTTGGCATCCGCGACCCTTTGCTGCGCCACAAGGACGTTATGACTCGCATCCTTCGCCTGCTGGATCGCCTGGATCACTTCCGGCGGATAGGCGATGCTCGGTGTACCCGTCGGGAGATCTCTCAACGCCTTTTAATTCGGACGAAACGTTGAATTAATGTTAGTACGACGGTTTACCGATCAAAAACCTGTTTTTTCTCACAGTATTCTCGCCGGTCTATCACGGCACCATTCACTCACTTGGAGAGCGATGTTGTGCGTCGCCTGCAGCTGAATCTGACCCAAAGCTGCGTCAGGGTTGCCCCATCCACCAGCGACGTAGCCGACAGGCGTCCATCCGCTAGATCCGAAGGCTGGAGTCCCTCCGAAGACGTCGTATCCTGGGACGCCGAAAACTGAGACACCGCGTTTATCCTTCGGCTTGGAATCAGGAGATTTTTGGGTCTCTGTAACGGCGACAGCCATTGAGACGGACAGGAGAATCTGAATGTTGATATTTCGAGATTAGAAAGATGGTGGTTTGGATTAGCTTGTTTTTATAGATCTTGGTGCTGGCGTCAGTGATGGACGAATTACCAATAGAGCGGTCTTCATCTTGCTGATACCTCGGTGATGGCACTGGCGACTTCATCCCGATGATCCGACCCTTATATACCGCAAGAAAGACACCGGGAAACACGCCCATGGTTGTTAACGTAATTACAAAGTTAATTAAAACTACGTATCGCAAAGTTTTGCGTAAAAATACGAATCCCTAGATCGGACAAATTATAGGCCTTGGCTTCCTACTGCAGAAGATTGGGCGATGCCTTTCGCGAATACCGCTCTGCCTGTGTGCTACTACTCGGCAATCGGAAGACAGCTGGTAATTTTAGATCGTACCAACCTTCACCTTATCCTCAGATATCCACCTGCACCATCTATCGGTAAAGTATATTATGTACTTACccattttcgtttatttgtaGAGATCGTGCGAACCGTTTATCAAGCCGATCAATGTTGGAGAGATAATTTAATAATCGTGGAGAAAGAtactttgaaaagaaaacacagcTCTTAgagaaagttttattttgaaataccCAATTTGTAGTATAAAACTGAGGCGTTATTACAGCAGAATTGAGCCACCGACGAAACGCGCTTATCACCGGGTTTGATCGAATTTTATgtcaagtttttgttttttaatatgCAGCTCGACTAAGGACATctcgaaaattgttattttgtttcttattttgtaTTGAAATTAACAGCAAACGACATATACGGTTAACTTGCATTTTATTTcgtaacaaaaaaagtaataatattacaattgTCTAATCATATTCGCTCGGCACGCTTGTAAGATCGTTACAAGTGTTTTCATGCcgcttgaaatatattttcaaaacattagAAAATCCTTCATTAGAGTGGGTGAAGCTGGACAGCTGTAACATTATCGGGGTTTTCGTCAAATATCTTGACAATTACCTGGATTTCGTCGATTTTGCATACAGAAGCACAACGTTAGCTAAATTTTAAGACTAGTTCGGATTCTTAAGAACgacattataattttttgctacaacattttgaatatttgacTCGAAAGTCGAATTCGTATATAActcgaaaataaaatctttcaatgCGTTATAATAGGTATTTGGggggtaattttttaccgatatttcgAACTCGCAAAAAGAGTTTGGTTGAAATCGGCAATTATCTGCTCAAACAGTGGCAGAGTATCGCTGAAACAGCCCGAGGGTAAAAACTTAACATATTTATAAACATAcgagtatattataatatacttaaCAAATTAACATCGTACGTGGCTTCTGATTTCCTAAGCATTTCTCATCGAGCCATGTAGTCTTGTAGTCCAATAGAGTCGAGTGAAAATGGAATTCAGCAATTTTTCGCCCTTTTGAAAGACAGCGTGCGTCGTCACTCGAGGGGTTGATTATAAGCCCGGACCAATTTGGTTCTGTGATTCGTCCCGTTATGGATTAATTACAGTCTAGTGAGAATTATAATTATGCTCAAACTACCGATTAGATGCCGGCTAGATCTTGCACGATTTTCGGTCTCATTG from Diprion similis isolate iyDipSimi1 chromosome 12, iyDipSimi1.1, whole genome shotgun sequence encodes the following:
- the LOC124413231 gene encoding uncharacterized protein LOC124413231, with product MKTALLILLSVSMAVAVTETQKSPDSKPKDKRGVSVFGVPGYDVFGGTPAFGSSGWTPVGYVAGGWGNPDAALGQIQLQATHNIALQALRDLPTGTPSIAYPPEVIQAIQQAKDASHNVLVAQQRVADAKQAAHLQQKIALVKEANAREAAHRSQEIAAHALAEARGSARQLVASQQRLATLKDAVAAAQRVAAAREAAAAAAIQRTATATAAELKKQDVDKQISISEEEARQKDIVAAKENAIANALQHAAVEKPSYPSWG